GGCAGATTGCCCACATATAATTTGATCACTGTCTACTCCTTAAGCGGCGACGCGATACCCCTGCCCCGATGGTGTCGCCCGACCCGATCTGGAGGAGAATTTGGTTATTCCTCAATAGTACCCTCTTCCTGCGCCTGGGGTTCTTCTGGAACTTCTTCTGAGGTGACCCGATTTTGGCGCTTTTTTAGCTTCTCATCGCTTTTCTGCTTCCGGGCGATTTCTTTGGCTCGTTTTTCCCAGCCATATCGGTTGCGGGCCACGGCTCACTCCTTGGGGTCGAGATGGCGGAACTCCGGGACCCAAGGGCCACCGGAGTTCCCAACCTCACGTGGTTACCAGTTAGAGCTTGGTGACGTTTTGCGCCTGCGGGCCTTTCTGGCCCTGGACCACCTCAAACTCGACTTCCTGGTCCTCTGCCAGGGTCCGGAAGCCTTCGCTCTGGATCGCGCTGTGGTGCACAAAGACATCGGGGCCGTTCTCTCGGGAAATAAAACCAAATCCCTTAGAATCGTTAAACCACTTAACTCTTCCTCTTTCCTTCATGAATGAGGAA
This genomic window from Desulfobaccales bacterium contains:
- a CDS encoding cold-shock protein; protein product: MKERGRVKWFNDSKGFGFISRENGPDVFVHHSAIQSEGFRTLAEDQEVEFEVVQGQKGPQAQNVTKL